From Methylococcus capsulatus:
CCCACCGCCGGGGTCTGTTGCTCCAGCTGTCGCTCCAGGAGTTCGAGCCGGGATTCCAGCTCTTCGACCGAGCCGGCGACCACAGCCGCCCGCCAGGGGTGGTCGTCGGCCAGAGTCGCTGCCTGGGCGGCCGCATCGACCAGCTCTCCGACCGCCATCCCTTTGATCTGCCGGCGGAACTCACATACGGTCTGACGCAGCAGGTGCGGATCGGCGGCCGAGAATGGGAAAACTTCCGTATGCTGACGGCTGGCCAGCAGGACCCGCTCCGGCAGGGAGGGTGCAATTTCCGGGGACGGCGGGTCACCGCTTTCCAGCGTGACGTGGCAGTTGATCCCGCCGAACCCCATAGCGGACACGCCGGCGCGCAGGCACTCGCCCGGCTCTCTGATCTGCCCTTCCTGCACCGGGTAAAGTCCGCGCGCCGAATCGGCGAAGCTCGCATGCGGCTCGGTACAGCCCGCGGTGGGCGGCACCACACGCCGGTTGACCGCAAGGACTGCCTTGATGAATCCGCCGATGCCGGCCGCCGCCTTGGTATGGCCGACGATCGACTTGAACGAGGTCATACCGACTGAGTGGTCCTCGACCGCCCCGTAGGCGGCCAGGGCGCCGGCCACGCCTTCGAGTTCGATACGGTCGCCCACGGCAGTACCGGTACCGTGGCCTTCCACGAATGCCAGCGTCTGCGGGGCATAGCCCGCAGCCCGGTAGGCGCGCAGCAGCGCCAGACTCTGACCTTTCGCGCTGGGCGCGGTAATGCCGCCGCGGCCGTCGGACGACACACCCCAGCCGCGCAATACCGCATAGACCGTGTCGCCGTCCCGGCGGGCGTCCTCCAGCCGTTTCAGCACAACCATGCCGCAGCCCTCCCCCGGAATGAATCCCTTGCCGCGCCGGTCGTAGACCCGCATTTCGTCGCGGGTGAGGGCAGTGGCCTTGGCGAAGCCTATCAGTTCGAGCGTATCGAGGCTCACATCGACGCCGCCGGCGATCGCCAGGTCCATCTTGCCCTGGTGCAGATAATCGGCGGCAGTGGCCACCGCCAGCAGCGAGGACGAACAGGCTCCGTCAACGATGTACCCGCCGCCGTGCCAGTCGAGGTAATTGCAGATACGGCCGGCGATGGTATTGGCCAGGCCGCCGGCCAGCGTGTCTTCGCTGGCCGGTGGGAACACCGATTTGTAGATGTCTTCCATCGCAGTTTCGAATTCTCGCATCAGATCGTCGGGGAGTCCGCGCGCCTGCGCCGTTTTTCGCAGCACCTTGCGGACGAAGGGCCAACGCAGGCGCATCGTGCCGGCGCGGGTCTCCTCGCCTGTCAGGGTGTTGCCGATGATCGCCCCGGCTGTGTCCTTCGGAAGGTCGTCGGGGCTGAGGCGGGCATGGTTCAACGCCTCCAGGGCCGTGGCCAGGGAAAGCCAATGGACGATATCCGTGGCATCGAACGTCGATTTGGGGATGCGATAGGCGCCGGGATCGAACTCGAAGCCGTCAAGGACGGCGGCTTTGCGTCCATAGGTCTTGTCGGGCGCGGCGGGGTCGGGGTCGTAATAATCGGCGAGTGGGAGCCGGACATCGGGAATTTCGCGGAACTGCTGCCGGCGACTGAGGATGTTTTCCCACAGTTGCAACAGGTTTCCAGCGCCGGGATAGCGGCAGGCCATGCCGATGACGGCGATCGGTTGTGCGGTTTGGGTACGCATTGGGTATTTCCTCCTGAAAAAAGAACTGCCCAGGATTGGGCAATGGACATGACGCCGCCTTACGGTCGAACGTCGAGACGTGAATGCAGCGAGAAGAGCTGCCTCGAAGTTCAACGTAACAAGAATGCGGAGGAATTCAAGGAACATACGGCAAAGGAGCCGATAGTCCCCGTATGGGAAGGGAAGTCATGGGGAATAAAGGGAGTTACAAAAGTGTTGCCGCAGAAGGTCGAGGTTTCTCCGGCAGGGTTATCGCCGCAGGCTATGGTGAGGCGCGGTCTTCGAACCACTGGTACAAGGTCGGCAGAACCACCAGGGTCAGCAGAGTCGAGGTGATGAGACCGCCGATGACGACGATGGCCAGTGGCCGCTGGACTTCCGAGCCGGGGCCGGTGGCGAACAGGAATGGCACTAGGCCCAGCATGGCGACCGTCGCCGTCATCATGACCGGACGGAAACGCCGCTTGCAGCCTTCGACGATGGCGGTTTCGCGATCGATGCCGGTTTCGCGCAGGCTCCGTATATAGGAAACCAGGACGACGCCGTTCAGCACCGCAATACCCCAAAGAGTGATGAAGCCGACCGAGGCCGGCACCGACAGGTATTCGCCGGAGGCGAACAGGGAAAAAATCCCGCCCATGGAAGCGAACGGCAGGACCAGAATGATGAGGCTGGCGAATCGCAGTGAATTGAACAGCAGGAACAGCAGGAAAAAGATCGCCGCGATGGTGATCGGAATGATGACGAGGAGGCGATCCATGGCGCGCTCCAGGTTCTCGAACTGGCCGCCCCACTTGAGGTAATAGCCCTCGGGCAGCTTGACTTTTTCGCTGACGGCCTTCTGCACTTCGGCCACGAAACCGCCCAGGTCGCGGCCGCGCACATTGGCGCCGATCACCAGGCGGCGCTTGGCCATTTCCCGGCTGATCTGGGCCGGCCCGTCGGTCAGCCGGATCTCCGCCAGGTGTTCCAGCGGCACCAGCGCGCCGTGGTGGGAACGCAGCATGATCTTGCCGATGGCTTCGGGGCTGCTGCGGAAGGACTCGGGGAACCGCACCACAGCCTGGAAGCGCCGCTCGCCCTCGTAGATCTGGGTCGAGCCGCGCCCTCCGATCGCGGTTTCGATGATGTCATTGATGTCCTGCACATTGATGCCGTGGCGGGCGATGGCCCAGCGGTCGATATCGATGGTGAGGTATTGCTGGCCGCTGACCCGCTCCATCCGGATGTCCGCCGAACCCCGGATCGAATTGAGCACCCGGATGATTTCATCGCCTTTACGCTTCAACATCTCGAGTTCATCGCCGAAGATCTTGATGGCGACGTCCGAGCGTACGCCGGTGACCATCTCGTCGACCCGGTCCGAGATCGGCTGGGACATCACGACCTGAACGCCGGGCAGCACTTTGAGCTTCTCGGCCAGAGCATCCATCACGTCGTCCTGGTCCCAGCCCGACGGCAGTGCGTCCTTCGGCTTGAGGGTAAGGATGGGAGTGGACTCGTTTTCCGGCTGGGTATCGGTCGGGTTCTGGCTGCGGCCGAGCTGCGACACGGCGCGTTCGATACCCGGCACCTGCATGACCAGCCGCATCGCCTCTGTCTCCATCTTGATCGATTCGTCCAGCGACATGCTGGGGGCCCGGTTGATGCCGGTGACGATCGAGCCTTCCTTCATTTCGGGAATGAACGAGGTGCCGAGCAGGGGGAACAGCGCGAGGCTCGAGGCCAGCAAGGCCAGGGCCGTGGCGACCACCGTCCGCGGCCGGCCGAGCGCAACCCGCAGCAGGGCGAGGTAGGGGCGCTTCATCGCCGCGATGATGCGGGTGTCGTGCTCGGCCCCGCCTTTGAGCAGGTAGGCGCACAGCACCGGCGAGAGGGTCAGCGAGACGATGAGCGAAATGAACAGCGCGATGGCGATGGTGTAGGCCAGCGGGGCGAACAGCTTCCCTTCCAGGCCAGTCATGGTCATCAGCGGCAGGAACACGAGGCAGATGATGCCGACTCCGAACAGCACCGGCGTGCCGACCTCGGCGGCGGCGCGCTGCACCACCTGGAGCTTGGTTTCGCCGGTGTCCTTCATTTCGCCCAAGTGGCGGAAGGTGTTTTCCACGACCACCACCGAGCCGTCGACCATGATGCCAATGGCAATCGCCAGCCCACCCAGCGACATCAGGTTGGCCGAGATGCCATACCGGTTCATGACCATGAAGGTCGCCAACGGCGTGACCACCAGGGTCGCCACCACGATCAGGCTGGAACGGACGTCGCCCAGGTAAAGAAACAGAATGACGACGACCAGCGCGATGCCTTCGACCAACACCTTGGTCACGGTGTGGATCGCCGCGTCCACCAGAGTGGTGCGGTCGTAGTAGGGTACGATTTTTAGGCCGCCGGGCAGCATGCCCTTGTCGTTGATCTCACGGATCCGTTCCTTCAGTTCCGTGACGATGCGCTTGGCGTTGCCGCCGCGGATCATCATCACGATGCCGCCCACGGCCTCGGTCTGCCCGTTCTTGATGACGGCCCCGTAGCGCACCGCGTGGCCGATCTTCACCTCGGCCACGTCGCGGATGAACACGGGTGTGCCGCCGCTTTCCTTGAGCACGATGTTGCGGATGTCCTCGATGTTCTCGATCAGCCCCAGCCCGCGGATCAGGTACTGTTCCGCATAGCGGGGCAGCTTGCCGCCGCCGCTATTGGCATTGTTGAGTGCGAGGGCGGTGTAGATGTCCTTGAGCGAGATGCCGTAGTGGCGCAGCCGGTCCGGATTGGCGAGCACTTGGTACTGCCGCTCGAAGCCGCCGATCGAGTTGATCTCGGCGACGCCCGGTACACCCCGCAGCAGAGGGCGGACGACCCAGTCCTGGATGGTGCGGCGCTCGGTCAGCTCCTGCTCGGTCAGGGCGCGGTCGCCGTCGTCCGGGCGCTCCAGGGTGAACTGGTAGACTTCCCCCAGGCCGGTCGACACCGGCCCCAGCACTGGCGTGATGCCTTCCGGCAGCTGGGCAGCCGCTTCGATCAGCCGCTCCAGCACCAGTTGGCGGGCGAAGTAGACGTCGGTGTCGTCGCTGAACACCAGGTTGATCTGGGACAGGGCGTTGCGGTTGACCGAACGCATCTCGGTCAGGCCCGGCAGGCCGGTCATCGCGATTTCCAGTGGCACTGTCACGAAGCGCTCGACCTCCTCGGGCGAGCGCCCCGGCGCCTCCGCCGCGACCTGGACCTGGACATTGGTCACGTCGGGGAAGGCATCCACCGACAGATCTTGCATCGCGGCGATGCCGAAGCCCAGCAGGCACAAGGTGAGGATCACGACGACGAGACGCTGCTGCAGGGCAGAGCGGATGACGGAATCGATCATCGGATGAGGCGACGGAGAGCTGGGGTCTCTAGCAGCCTGTCGGACTGAAGGTTGAGAATTGCATGTAAGGCGAAGCGGTGGGTTGGATTTTCATGATGATTGAGCCGATGAAATGGCTGAAATGGCGGTCGAGTGATCCCGCCCCTGCTTTAGGCGGGCATCAGGGCGAACATCCGCCGCACATTCCAGGCCAACGTCACCAGATGCCACTCGCCTTTGACCTTTTGCAGCCCGCGCAACGAGAATTGCCGGAATCCCATCACCGATTTAATGATGCCGAACACCGGCTCCACGATCTGCTTGCGCAGTGCGTACAAGCGCTTGCCCTCTTGGGTTGCCAGTCGATGCGCCATTGCCTGCATCGGCGTGGGATGCTCGGGCGCGGGTTCGGTTTTCTCGAAGCGCTTTTTCCAACCCGGATGATGCTTCTCACGCCCCAGCGAAATCAGCGGCGCGATCCCGGCGGCTGCGCAACCATTCACATTGGCCGCGGAGAAATAGCCGTTGTCGGCCAGCAGGGTTTCCGACTTGCCCAGTCCTTCCGGCAACGCGCCCAACTTCTTCAGCATCGGCGCGACCTGCCGCTTGTCGTTGCTGTCCTGCACCACGTCTTGCGCCACCACCAAGAGGCTGTCGGCCGCCACGACCGCTTGCGCGTTGTAGCATTGTTCGAAACCGCCGCCAGATACCGGCATGATGCGCGATGCTTCGTCGGTCAAGTTCACCTGGTCGGTCGGGCCGGGGTCGGCCGCAGGCGGCGCGGGCGGTTTGCCGCCAGGTTTCTTGCCGATCTTGGCGCTTTCCTCGCGCGCGGCCAGCTTCGCCTCATACTCGGCCTGCTCGCGCGCGCAACGCGCTTTCGCACGCGCTTCGATCTTGGCCTTGGCCGCGCCGATCTTCGCCAGACGGTCTTCGCGTCTTGCCAACTCTTCCGGGATCGACAGGCCATCGGGCACGTCCGAGCGGTCTTCGGCTTCCGCCAGCGCCAGCAGTTCGGCCACTTCCTGCCGCAGCTTCGCTTCGAGCTTGTTGGCGTGTTCGTAGGACAGCGCGGCATGGCGCGAGGCGTTGGCGTGAATCTTGGTGCCATCGAGCGCCACCGTGCCAAGTTTCAACAGGCCCATCTCGCGCGCCAGCATCAGCACTTCGACGAAGAGGCGCTCGATGTCCTCGAGAAAGCGGCGGCGGAAGGTGGCCAGCGTGTCGTGATCGGGGTGACTGTTGGCGGCAATGAAGCGGAAGGCCACCGAGTCATAGGTGGCACGCTCGATCTTGCGGCTGGAGAACACGCCGGTGGCGTAGCCGTACACCAGAAGCCCGAGCAGCATGGCCGGGTGATAGGACGCCGAGCCCGAGCCGCGGTAGGCGCGGGTCATGGAAGACAGGTCGAGTTTGTCGATGACTTCCACCACGAAGCGCGCCAGGTGGCGTTCGGGCAGCCATTCGTCCACCGCGGGCGGCAGCAAATATCCTGTGCTGCGGTCTATCGGACGGAAGTTGCTCATGGCAGGCTCGCTGTCGGAGAAGGAACGTCGTGATTATCGCATTTCAGAATGCCGGGCGGTTAAGTCCGACAGGCTGCTAGGCAATTCGGAGGAGACACGAAATGAGCGGATCCGGTCCATCCATATCGGAAAAATCGAGCAATGGCTATCCGAGCCTGGACCGTTCGTGGTTAGAGCCGCGGACTTTACTCAGCACAGTGTTCAGTGTGTCGACGTG
This genomic window contains:
- a CDS encoding IS1182 family transposase, with protein sequence MSNFRPIDRSTGYLLPPAVDEWLPERHLARFVVEVIDKLDLSSMTRAYRGSGSASYHPAMLLGLLVYGYATGVFSSRKIERATYDSVAFRFIAANSHPDHDTLATFRRRFLEDIERLFVEVLMLAREMGLLKLGTVALDGTKIHANASRHAALSYEHANKLEAKLRQEVAELLALAEAEDRSDVPDGLSIPEELARREDRLAKIGAAKAKIEARAKARCAREQAEYEAKLAAREESAKIGKKPGGKPPAPPAADPGPTDQVNLTDEASRIMPVSGGGFEQCYNAQAVVAADSLLVVAQDVVQDSNDKRQVAPMLKKLGALPEGLGKSETLLADNGYFSAANVNGCAAAGIAPLISLGREKHHPGWKKRFEKTEPAPEHPTPMQAMAHRLATQEGKRLYALRKQIVEPVFGIIKSVMGFRQFSLRGLQKVKGEWHLVTLAWNVRRMFALMPA
- a CDS encoding efflux RND transporter permease subunit; translation: MIDSVIRSALQQRLVVVILTLCLLGFGIAAMQDLSVDAFPDVTNVQVQVAAEAPGRSPEEVERFVTVPLEIAMTGLPGLTEMRSVNRNALSQINLVFSDDTDVYFARQLVLERLIEAAAQLPEGITPVLGPVSTGLGEVYQFTLERPDDGDRALTEQELTERRTIQDWVVRPLLRGVPGVAEINSIGGFERQYQVLANPDRLRHYGISLKDIYTALALNNANSGGGKLPRYAEQYLIRGLGLIENIEDIRNIVLKESGGTPVFIRDVAEVKIGHAVRYGAVIKNGQTEAVGGIVMMIRGGNAKRIVTELKERIREINDKGMLPGGLKIVPYYDRTTLVDAAIHTVTKVLVEGIALVVVILFLYLGDVRSSLIVVATLVVTPLATFMVMNRYGISANLMSLGGLAIAIGIMVDGSVVVVENTFRHLGEMKDTGETKLQVVQRAAAEVGTPVLFGVGIICLVFLPLMTMTGLEGKLFAPLAYTIAIALFISLIVSLTLSPVLCAYLLKGGAEHDTRIIAAMKRPYLALLRVALGRPRTVVATALALLASSLALFPLLGTSFIPEMKEGSIVTGINRAPSMSLDESIKMETEAMRLVMQVPGIERAVSQLGRSQNPTDTQPENESTPILTLKPKDALPSGWDQDDVMDALAEKLKVLPGVQVVMSQPISDRVDEMVTGVRSDVAIKIFGDELEMLKRKGDEIIRVLNSIRGSADIRMERVSGQQYLTIDIDRWAIARHGINVQDINDIIETAIGGRGSTQIYEGERRFQAVVRFPESFRSSPEAIGKIMLRSHHGALVPLEHLAEIRLTDGPAQISREMAKRRLVIGANVRGRDLGGFVAEVQKAVSEKVKLPEGYYLKWGGQFENLERAMDRLLVIIPITIAAIFFLLFLLFNSLRFASLIILVLPFASMGGIFSLFASGEYLSVPASVGFITLWGIAVLNGVVLVSYIRSLRETGIDRETAIVEGCKRRFRPVMMTATVAMLGLVPFLFATGPGSEVQRPLAIVVIGGLITSTLLTLVVLPTLYQWFEDRASP